A region from the Canis lupus dingo isolate Sandy chromosome X, ASM325472v2, whole genome shotgun sequence genome encodes:
- the P2RY4 gene encoding LOW QUALITY PROTEIN: P2Y purinoceptor 4 (The sequence of the model RefSeq protein was modified relative to this genomic sequence to represent the inferred CDS: inserted 1 base in 1 codon; substituted 5 bases at 5 genomic stop codons), whose translation MARAESSLLTTLGPSPDPGDSEAELDCSFNEEFKFILLPVSYTVVFLLGLGLNTLTLWLFFFRLXPWDATATYMFHLALSDTLYVLSLPTLIYYYGARNHWPFGTGLCKFIRFLFYWNLYCSVLFLTCISVLCYLGICHLLWALLXGRPRFAGLLCLVVWLVSASCLVPNLFFVTTSTKKDPLLCHDTTRPEEFDHYVHFSSAIMGLLFGVPCLVTLVCXGIMARRLYRRLPGAARLSSRLCSLCTIAVMLXFAVCFVPFHINRTIYYTSRLLEADFRALNILSVVYKVTRPLASANSCLDPVLYLLTGDKXXCELWQLCSCGGRQPPMTASSLALVSLPEDSGCMRTSTHCGFPAPRAGRPLTLGASK comes from the exons ATGGCCAGGGCAGAGTCCTCTCTGCTCACAACCCTAGGCCCCAGCCCAGATCCTGGCGACAGTGAGGCAGAGCTGGACTGCAGTTTTAATGAGGAGTTCAAGTTCATTCTGCTGCCTGTGAGCTACACAGTTGTCTTTCTGTTGGGTCTTGGCCTCAACACCCTGACTCTCTGGCTCTTCTTCTTTCGCCTCTGACCCTGGGATGCAACAGCCACCTACATGTTCCATTTGGCCTTGTCAGATACTTTGTACGTGCTGTCACTACCTACCCTCATCTACTACTATGGGGCCCGCAACCACTGGCCCTTTGGTACTGGGCTCTGCAAGTTTATCCGATTTCTTTTCTATTGGAACCTCTACTGCAGTGTCCTTTTCCTCACCTGCATCAGTGTGCTCTGCTACCTGGGCATCTGCCACCTACTGTGGGCACTGCTCTAGGGCCGCCCTCGCTTTGCAGGCCTTCTCTGCCTGGTGGTTTGGTTGGTCTCAGCCAGCTGCCTGGTGCCCAACCTGTTCTTTGTCACAACCAGCACCAAAAAGGATCCCCTCCTGTGCCATGACACCACTCGGCCTGAGGAGTTTGACCACTATGTGCACTTCAGCTCGGCAATCATGGGGTTGCTCTTTGGAGTGCCCTGTCTGGTCACTCTTGTCTGCTAGGGGATCATGGCCCGGCGCCTGTATCGCCGGTTGCCAGGGGCCGCCCGATTATCTTCTCGTCTGTGTTCTCTCTGCACCATCGCCGTGATGC CCTTTGCTGTCTGCTTCGTGCCTTTCCACATCAACCGCACCATTTATTACACATCAAGACTGTTGGAAGCTGACTTCCGGGCGCTGAACATTCTCAGTGTGGTCTACAAAGTGACTCGGCCTCTAGCCAGTGCCAACAGCTGCCTGGATCCTGTGCTCTACCTGCTCACTGGGGACAAGTAGTGATGTGAGCTCTGGCAGCTTTGCAGTTGTGGGGGGCGCCAGCCCCCCATGACTGCCTCCTCCCTGGCACTGGTGTCCCTGCCTGAGGATAGTGGCTGCATGCGGACATCCACTCACTGTGGCTTCCCTGCTCCTAGGGCAGGTAGACCGTTAACTCTGGGAGCCAGTAAGTGA